In Candidatus Methylomirabilota bacterium, one genomic interval encodes:
- a CDS encoding metal-sensitive transcriptional regulator: protein MIDEDTRGKALGRLRRIEGQIQGIQRMIEEDKYCVDILLQLTAVEGAVEQVQKLLLARHISSCVTDAIRSGNGRERQKKMDELLEVFSRFGGR, encoded by the coding sequence ATGATCGACGAGGACACACGGGGCAAGGCGCTAGGCCGGCTCCGCCGCATCGAGGGCCAGATCCAGGGCATCCAGCGGATGATCGAGGAGGACAAGTACTGTGTGGACATCCTCCTCCAGCTCACCGCCGTGGAGGGGGCGGTGGAGCAGGTGCAGAAGCTCCTGCTCGCGCGCCACATCTCGTCCTGCGTGACCGACGCGATCCGCTCCGGCAACGGCCGGGAGCGTCAGAAGAAGATGGACGAACTCCTCGAGGTCTTCTCGCGCTTCGGGGGCCGGTGA